One genomic region from Gossypium hirsutum isolate 1008001.06 chromosome D13, Gossypium_hirsutum_v2.1, whole genome shotgun sequence encodes:
- the LOC121225103 gene encoding uncharacterized membrane protein YuiD, producing MEEVMTVGDASARFRSISSTSSIIPSNVPLLSAFFAFALAQFLKLFTTWYKEKRRDSRRLVASGGMPSSHSATVTALAAAIGLQEGLGGSAFAIALVLACVVMYDASGVRLHAGHQAELLNQIVCELPPEHPVSSVRPLRDSLGHTPLQVLAGSILGCIVAFLMRTSS from the exons ATGGAGGAAGTAATGACGGTCGGTGATGCCTCGGCGAGGTTCCGATCAATCTCATCCACATCGTCCATTATCCCTTCCAACGTCCCCCTCCTCTCCGCTTTCTTTGCCTTCGCGCTTGCTCAATTCCTCAAGCTCTTCACTACTtg GTACAAGGAGAAGAGAAGGGACTCTAGAAGGTTGGTTGCTTCGGGTGGAATGCCGTCATCGCATTCAGCTACCGTGACTGCTCTTGCTGCTGCGATTGGATTGCAAGAAGGGCTTGGAGGATCAGCATTTGCCATTGCGCTTGTTTTGGCATGCGTT GTAATGTACGATGCTAGCGGTGTAAGACTTCATGCTGGTCACCAGGCTGAA TTACTCAACCAAATTGTATGCGAGCTACCTCCTGAGCATCCTGTCTCCAGTGTCAGACCGTTACGAGATTCACTTGGTCATACGCCACTTCAG GTTCTTGCTGGGTCTATATTGGGTTGTATTGTAGCATTCCTCATGAGAACCTCCAGTTAG
- the LOC107919729 gene encoding small ubiquitin-related modifier 1: MSGVTNQEEDKKPADQTAHINLKVKGQDGNEVFFRIKRSTQLKKLMNAYCDRQSVDFNSIAFLFDGRRLRVEETPDELEMEEGDEIDAMLHQTGGAMA, translated from the exons ATGTCAGGCGTAACCAACCAAGAGGAAGACAAGAAACCCGCTGATCAAACGGCTCACATTAATCTTAAAGTGAAAGGCCAG GATGGGAATGAAGTGTTTTTTAGGATTAAGAGAAGTACTCAACTGAAGAAGCTGATGAATGCGTACTGTGATCGGCAATCAGTGGATTTCAACTCTATTGCTTTCCTGTTTGATGGCCGCCGTCTGCGAGTGGAGGAAACTCCAGATGAG TTGGAAATGGAAGAAGGGGATGAAATAGATGCAATGCTACATCAAACTGGTGGTGCTATGGCCTAA
- the LOC121225102 gene encoding GDSL esterase/lipase At5g55050: protein MKSMDSRRVLVGRNIMFFFLICVFGWSLKLSEAQMVPALFVFGDSQVDVGNNNHLFFSIAKANFPHNGVDFPTKKATGRYSNGKNAADFLAEKLGLSSSPAYLSLSSNTHASYMNGVSFASGGSGILNTSSQVLGQSIPLSDQVNNFLSVHKVMLQKMGTDGLEKHFSKSLFAIVIGSNDILNYFESEDEKDTPEHLVNSMVNNLKAEIKKLYGFGVRKILVSGVGAIGCVPAQRAKHSTHECNEEVNMWVVKYNEGLKEVLKGLKSELPGLNYAFLDLYGIMQKVIRDPSAHGFKEVRAACCGLGELRAKIPCLPFSSYCPNRADHVFWDLYHPTEAMSRIVADTVFDGPSEYCVPMNVRQLIAS from the exons ATGAAATCAATGGATAGCAGAAGAGTTTTGGTGGGGAGGAACATCATGTTCTTCTTCCTCATCTGCGTGTTTGGTTGGAGTTTGAAGCTGTCGGAAGCTCAAATGGTGCCGGCGTTATTTGTTTTCGGGGACTCCCAAGTTGATGTTGGAAACAACAACCACCTTTTCTTTTCCATTGCCAAGGCTAATTTTCCTCACAACGGCGTTGATTTTCCGACCAAGAAAGCGACCGGAAGATATTCTAATGGCAAGAATGCAGCAGATTTTCTGG CTGAAAAATTAGGGTTGTCAAGTTCACCAGCATATCTTTCTTTGTCAAGTAACACGCATGCATCATACATGAACGGTGTTAGCTTCGCCTCCGGTGGTTCCGGAATCTTGAATACTTCCAGTCAAGTTCTC GGACAATCCATACCTCTTTCGGATCAAGTGAACAACTTCTTATCAGTGCATAAAGTCATGCTGCAGAAGATGGGAACTGATGGTTTAGAAAAACATTTTTCCAAGTCTCTTTTCGCCATTGTTATTGGTAGCAATGATATCTTGAATTACTTTGAATCCGAAGATGAAAAGGACACCCCGGAACATCTTGTGAATTCAATGGTTAACAACCTGAAAGCAGAAATCAAG AAATTATACGGATTCGGAGTGCGTAAAATTTTGGTGTCAGGTGTTGGAGCAATAGGGTGCGTACCAGCACAAAGAGCCAAGCACAGCACCCATGAATGCAATGAAGAAGTAAACATGTGGGTAGTTAAGTACAATGAAGGGCTTAAAGAAGTATTAAAGGGGCTGAAATCAGAACTTCCAGGCCTAAACTACGCCTTCCTCGATTTGTATGGTATCATGCAAAAAGTCATCCGAGATCCATCGGCTCACG GGTTTAAAGAGGTACGAGCAGCCTGTTGTGGCCTTGGGGAACTGAGAGCAAAAATCCCTTGTTTGCCATTTTCAAGCTACTGTCCCAACAGGGCAGATCATGTTTTCTGGGATTTATACCATCCAACTGAGGCAATGTCTCGCATTGTTGCGGATACCGTTTTCGATGGCCCTTCCGAGTACTGTGTTCCCATGAATGTTCGGCAATTAATTGcttcttaa
- the LOC121225101 gene encoding GDP-L-galactose phosphorylase 2: MMQLSIKRVPTVVSNYQKDEAEETARRSGGCGKNCLRSCCIPGAKLPLYAFKKESEKDAFETENKEPPVAFLDSLVLGEWEDRMQRGLFRYDVTACETKVVPGEYGFIAQLNEGRHLKKRPTEFRVDKVLQPFDGNKFNFTKVGQEEVLFQFEASEDGEVQFFPNAPIDVENHPSVVAINVSPIEYGHVLLIPRILECLPQRIDRESFLLALYMAAEAGNPYFRLGYNSLGAFATINHLHFQAYYLAVAFPIEKAPTKKITSLNDGVIISELLKYPVRGVVFEGGNTLQDLSDAVSDACICLQDNNIAYNVLISDCGQRIFLLPQCYAEKQALGEVSVELLDTQVNPAVWEISGHMVLKRRKDYDEASDENAWRLLAEVSLSDERFDEVNALIFEAIGGGKDAIENVEEPDTKAQSIEKENGITETSHHAMVAGTQQCLVLQ, encoded by the exons ATGATGCAGCTCAGTATTAAGAGGGTTCCTACTGTTGTTTCGAATTACCAAAAGGATGAGGCGGAAGAGACTGCTCGCCGGAGCGGTGGATGTGGGAAGAATTGCCTTAGAAGCTGTTGCATTCCAG GAGCAAAGCTTCCTTTATATGCTTTCAAGAAGGAGAGTGAAAAAGATGCATTTGAAACTGAAAACAAAGAGCCTCCAGTTGCTTTTCTTGATTCTCTCGTTCTTGGGGAG TGGGAGGATCGCATGCAAAGAGGGCTCTTTCGATATGATGTCACTGCCTGTGAAACCAAG GTGGTTCCTGGTGAATATGGCTTTATTGCCCAGCTGAACGAGGGCCGCCACCTTAAGAAGAGGCCAACTGAGTTCCGTGTAGATAAGGTTCTCCAGCCCTTCGATGGGAACAAATTCAACTTCACCAAAGTCGGACAAGAAGAGGTGCTCTTCCAGTTTGAAGCAAGTGAAGATGGCGAAGTTCAGTTCTTCCCAAATGCTCCCATTGATGTTGAGAATCACCCAAGTGTTGTTGCCATAAAC GTTAGTCCTATTGAATACGGACATGTGCTGTTGATCCCTCGAATTCTTGAATGCTTGCCTCAGAGGATCGACCGTGAGAGCTTTTTGCTTGCGCTCTATATGGCAGCTGAAGCTGGGAATCCGTACTTTAGATTGGGTTACAACAGCTTGGGTGCATTTGCTACAATCAATCACCTGCACTTCCAG GCTTACTACTTGGCTGTGGCCTTTCCCATTGAGAAAGCTCCTACCAAGAAGATAACCTCTCTGAATGATGGAGTCATCATCTCAGAGCTTTTAAAGTATCCGGTCAGAGGTGTTGTCTTTGAGGGTGGTAACACTCTTCAAGACTTGTCTGACGCAGTGTCTGATGCGTGCATTTGCCTTCAAGATAACAACATAGCATACAATGTCCTCATCTCTGATTGTGGACAGCGGATCTTCCTCCTTCCTCAG TGTTATGCTGAGAAACAAGCTCTTGGGGAAGTGAGTGTAGAGCTTTTGGACACCCAAGTGAACCCGGCTGTGTGGGAAATTAGTGGTCATATGGTGTTGAAAAGGAGGAAGGACTATGATGAGGCGTCCGACGAAAATGCTTGGAGGTTACTTGCAGAGGTATCTCTCTCTGACGAGAGGTTTGATGAAGTGAATGCACTTATCTTTGAAGCCATTGGCGGTGGCAAAGATGCAATTGAAAATGTTGAGGAGCCTGATACCAAAGCTCAATCTATTGAAAAAGAGAATGGCATCACCGAAACTTCCCACCATGCTATGGTGGCTGGGACACAACAATGCCTTGTTCTGCAGTAG